The window ACGAAAGTTCAATAAACCACCATTATCCATCTCATGAATCAAACTTTTCACTAGATCAAACCGTCTAGACCTACAATACCCCGCTATAAGTACTCTGAAGGTGGAAATATCAGGCGGCGTCCCCCTATCCATCATCTCATTAAGAATGTGACGAGCATGCTCTAACAGGACTACTTTAAACAACCCGCTTATAAGAGTGTTATAAGTATATATGCGCGGCACCAAGCCTTCTGATAGCATAAGAGACAAATAATTCATAGAGTTTTTCATGTTTCCTTCGCGACAACTCCAACCAATTAATATCCCATATGTTACTTCATCAAGTTTAAAGCCTATGTTTTCAAGTTCTTGCATAAAAAATCCTGCCATTTTTACATTATAGCTGCTGCACAAAGAATTTATAACTCTATTGGTAGCCACTACACTCTGGACACGCTTTACTTCGACAAAGAAACTAAGCAAATCATTGAAGTCCTTCTTCTCACAGTATGCAAAAGCAATCTCATCGAAAACGAAGCTACTAACCTCAGGATTGAAAGGCAACACCTTCTTGACAATGTTCCTTGCTTCCAGAATCTTTCCATTGCCACAAATTAGTATCACCAAATTCTCCAACGTTTTCGCGTTGGCACAATTCAATTTGCCACAGAAATCCAGCATATCAACTGAAATTCTAAATGCAAGCTCTGTTCTCTGTATTCTCACCAAAAGATCAACAAGAACATGGTAACACAACCGCAAAGAAATCATACCGTGACCCCTCATAAAATCATACACAAAAACAGACCTTTCTAATTCTTTCATGTTAACATACCCTTCAATCAGATAACTGAAAATCTCATGATTATCCAATGAAATTTCTTCACCCTCCAAGTCAAATAACAAGCCATCAGCTTCTCTAAGCATCCCAACCTGCACAAGCAATGATGCCATGAACTCATAAGAGCACAAGAGATTCTTGAAACCCATGTTTCTCTCACCACACAATTTGAAAATCTGCTACAAAGACCTAACCTTTTCGACATGAACCCCAACTCTGGCACACTCAGATTGATAACCAGATTTTACTGTTGCTCACATTGCTCCTAACTGTATTGCTCGCGCTTGCCATAACCGATGGGcttcagagagggagaagagaagaacACATAATCGAAGAGAAGAGAACAGAATGAGCATTGTGGACTTTAAATTTGGGGATTAGAGTTTTAATTTCAAttgagggaccaaattgagttGGAAGAGTTTACTTTGCCACATCAGCTAACCGTTGTGAGTCCCACATATCACTAAGCTTGCCAACTCGCGCCACATGTCCAGAAATTGACagaagaacaactttaaatcccgGAGTGCAAGTTCGGGGATGACATTCTCAACTCTTACCGTCACTCTCAACTCTCAACCCTGGAAGAGCTCAGATCCTCGCCGTCACCAGCACCGTACTCGTCTCCGCCTCGTCACTAGGGTCGCCCTCGTTTACCTCGTCGCTAGCGTCGTCCTCCTCACCGATCTCCTCTGCATCGTCAGTGTCGTCTTCTCTGCTCTCCTTCCTTGTCGTTTCGCCTTCCTTGCCACCATGCCCTAACCCTCACCATTGCCTTCCTTGTCATCGCGCTGCTACATCCCCTCCACCGCGCCTCCGCCTCGCATCTGCTACATCCCTCGTCTCTGCCATTCCCTGCTCCTTCTTATGTGCTGGTTTATGGCTGCTCAGTCTTCTCTGTTCATTGGTCACTGATTCTGCTGGTATGTTGTGAAGGTAAAGATTTTCCCTCAACTAATTATTGTACTTTGTTGCTGAATTAAATATCAGATTGCTGAATTAAAGATTTTCCCTCAAAATGAATAAGTTCTTTTCAGCTGTGTATGtggcaaaattttaatttaagtcCTAACAAACAAATTCTCAGGTCGTTTTTACTGTTTTATTTTTGGTAGAATTTGTGTATGTGTAAAATTGGGaatattatcaaataaaaactaaattctcTGCTGTACTATTTTTCTCCTTTCTTGAATGCTTTTGCAGCATGACTTAATTTAAGTGTTGATGACTTTAGAGTAGTATACTAGTGTGAGATGCATATGACTCAATGTACATTGTGTTTCTTGGGGTGACAGAGGGATGGGGAGGAAAAGATTTTTATACTGCTATATGTTTTACTTTGTAGGGTGATGCATTATAATTCTTAATTTCTTATAGCAGTATACCTATATGCAAGTAATATGCTTGTTGAGATTGTAAGGATCGATTTCTCGCGACGTTAGTTCACAAACTGGAAACCTCACATAGATGAATTGATATTACTTTATATGTAAGAAAATGTGGTGTGAATTTCAATATGAGACTCAGTTATGTTGAGTATGTTCAGGGTTTATATGCTGCATAC is drawn from Arachis hypogaea cultivar Tifrunner chromosome 12, arahy.Tifrunner.gnm2.J5K5, whole genome shotgun sequence and contains these coding sequences:
- the LOC112726899 gene encoding pentatricopeptide repeat-containing protein At5g15280, mitochondrial-like is translated as MLREADGLLFDLEGEEISLDNHEIFSYLIEGYVNMKELERSVFVYDFMRGHGMISLRLCYHVLVDLLVRIQRTELAFRISVDMLDFCGKLNCANAKTLENLVILICGNGKILEARNIVKKVLPFNPEVSSFVFDEIAFAYCEKKDFNDLLSFFVEVKRVQSVVATNRVINSLCSSYNVKMAGFFMQELENIGFKLDEVTYGILIGWSCREGNMKNSMNYLSLMLSEGLVPRIYTYNTLISGLFKVVLLEHARHILNEMMDRGTPPDISTFRVLIAGYCRSRRFDLVKSLIHEMDNGGLLNFRQWRIHFPGRLPFWDLTL